The Prochlorococcus sp. MIT 0801 genomic sequence ATTTCATGTAAGGGTTCTGTATTACTGACAATCACAGGACAACCAATACTCATTGCCTCCAATAAACTCCAAGAGAGTACAAATGGATAGGTTAAATATACATGAATAGTTGATATTTGTAAAACAGACATATATTTATCATATGTCAAAGTTCCAAGAAAGATTACTCTTTTATATTGATCATCGGTCAATTTCTCTTTAACCTCATTGGCATAAATATCTTTCCAAGTTTTACCATTCTCAGGGAGGGTTCCATAACTAGTTGAGTCTCCTCCTACAATTAATACATATAAATTAGGCCTTTCCTTTAATATCTTAGGTAATGACCTCATAAAAGTATGAAATCCTCGATAAGGCTCGAGATTACGATTGACAAAGGTTATAATCTCATTACTTTTTGATAATTTCAATCCAGAATCTAAAGTAATTTCAATCGAATCATTAGGCCTTAATAAAGTAGTATTTATACCATCATGAATAACACTAATTTTTTTTTGGAAATATTCTGGAAAGGTACTTTTTTGCCATTTGGTTGGACTAATACCAACATCAGCAATTTGTAAATGAAGATTATTATTAATATTTTTCATCATTACTCTACATGGATCACCAGGGTCCGTAATCGGAAATTCAGGATCAAAATTAATATCTGCTCCTAAAGAACGATAAAAGAATTCGCAGTAAATAGCTATTTTGGCATCAGGCCATATTTCTTTTAAAAATAGACTTTCTCCCCATGCTGGATGAGAAATTATAAGATTTGGTTTATATCCTTTTTGACATAATTCATATGCAGCCCTAAAACAATATTCTCCTCTAATAGTTTTAGTTTCTAAATCAGTAAGCCAAGGATGTATATTTTTCGAACTTGATCGTTTAATAGGATAATTAAAAAATCGTATTCCATCAATATTTTTAGAAACTGATTGTGAATTGGTCAAGGTGGTTATATTAAGTCCTTCACGAACAAGAGCAGGGGCTAAATGAATAAACTGGGCTGGAAAATTTTGATGTATAAATAATATATCCATGTCTATGTAAAATCCTATGAGGAGCTAATATTTTCTAATCTTAGTATATTTAATATATTCCATTCTAAAAAATCATAACGTTTTATAAGAGATGCTTCAATCATTAATCTTTTATTTATTGGTTGAATTAATTTATCCAAATTCAAAATGGAACTATTCTTTTCAAAATATGTTAATAGTTCAAGTCCCATTAAATTTTTATTAGCAAAATATATCCTACTAGGTGATTGAAATCCAATTTTCTTCCTATATACAATGTCATGAGGTAGATATTTGATCAGAATATCTTTAATACATTTTTTATAAATACTTTCATTATTTAATATATTAAATTGAGTTGAAAAACAGAAATCAAAAAAATCATTTGTTAGGAAGGGAAAAATCATAGCCATTTTTGAACATCCAGATGCAGCAAATAATGTCGATATATGATCTTGTAAAACAAATAAAGAATGAAAGCATCTTTGGTTATCAGCAAATGACTTTTTCGTATTAAAACTTTGTTCAACTAATTTTGTAAAATTTAAATCCTGAATACAAACTTTTTCTAAGAAGTATTCAGAAACTTCTTCTAATGGAATTTTATTATAATCTTGAGCAGTGAATAAATAATTAAAATAATCTTGATAGCTTTTATTTCCTTGATTAATTAAGGTAGAAACTTCTATCTTTTCGGTTCCAATAATTACTTCATCAGGGCCTGATCCGTTAATAATTATACTCTCATTATCTAGATTATTCTTAACAAATGATGTTTGACAATGAAATGCAGTTCCATATGTATGGTACAAACCTTTAGTTTGATGTATCAATTCTAAATTAAATTTATTGAAATCTGAAACATCAATCTTACATAATTGATTATTTATAGAATAAATATCCGCAACCCTTTTTGACCAAATCCAATCATCAAAATCAGTTCTCCAATCAGAATGATAGAAAGTATTTGAAATAATAGAATCAGAATCAAAACCTACATGATTCATTAATGATAATAATAAAGATGAATCATTTCCTCCAGAAAGATTGAGAAGTATTTTATTTGAATTATCTTCAATTGATCTAATATTTTCTATAGAATTCAAAATTATTTCTTCTAAAATCTCAATTTTGAAATCATTAGATATATTAGGAAAATAATTTTCTATATTTATCACCTTAAAATTTTTATTTATGAAAATTAATCTTTCATAAGGACATAATTTCTTGATATTTTTATATGGAGTATCTGAGCCAAAAAGGATTCCATTCGTAATATAATGACTCATTGAATTAATACAATATTCATCATCTGGTAAAACCAAATCACTTAAGGATGTAGATATATAAGAACAATCCAAGCGATAATAAAGAGGAATACTACCAAATTTATCTCTTAAAATTGAAACCTTATTATCAGAAAATTTAATTTCTATATAATTACCATCTATTTTATTTATCAAACCTTTATATTGTCTTCCAACTAATATTCTTCCAGAGGATCCATTTAAGGTCTCTTTTACATAACGCGAAGGGAATAGAGTTGAAAACCTTATTCCATTAAATTCAAAATTCTTCATACATAAGATAATCGATCAGAATTTAGGATAATTCATAAATACTAAGATTAATATTTAAGCTATGAAATACGCTTTAAATATCCATTTGGGGCAGAAGATATCATTAATTTATTATCTATTTCTAAATCTATTACAAATTCTTTATGTGTAGACAGATACTCTTTCAATGCAGTCTTAGGGTTATCATTTGGCCCCCAAGGACGATCTAAAAATAGATCCTTTGGCATTGTTTCAACAACAGTATCAAATACAACACAATAGGACCCTTTACTAACAAGTGGTGCGTATGAATTCAATTCAGACAGTACATGTTCATGAGAATGATTAGAATCTAAACAAACCATGATATTTTTAAACTCGGAAGAAAAATCTTTAACCTCATCAACTACATCAGGATTAATGCTTGACCCCTCAATCATTTCAATCCTAGATGCCATCGGATGTGAATCAATCATTGCTTGATTATGCTTTCTTATATCAATATCAATTCCCAAAACTTTACGCTTAGATATTCTTGGATCTAATGATTGATTATTGAGAATTGCTTCAGACATATCCATTAGAGCCAAAATAGAAGCATTCATGATTAATGATCCTCCATGAGCAATTCCAGTTTCAATTATTAAATCAGGCTTTGTTTTCCAAATAATTTCTTGTAAAGCCCATGAGTCATTAGGAAATTGTATGATTGGTCTTCCTAGCCAACTAAAGTTGTATGTGTATCGATAAGGAGCGGCAGCATTTATCCAGTCTTTTGAAAACCTTTTAAGTTCGTCTGCAGAAGATAATTTTTTAAGATTCTCACTTACTTCGTTTTGAAAGTCTAAAACAGGCTCAAGATTTAAAGACCCTTCTCCCATAAAAAAAAGCTGGAAAGTATGAATATAATTCTGGAATAAAAATATGAATTTTGGTGAGGAATCAGTAAAGTCTTAATATCATTAATCATCTCATTTGAGCGACTAGATATAATTTTCTCTAAAGAACCATCAACCCAGGAATTTAGCGGATAATCAAAACCCCTTTTTCTTCGATAAATAAAATCATTAGATAATGATCCTGCAAGCATTTTTTTTAACTGAATCTTAGTGATAGTTTTATTTGCAGTTTTTTGATCTAAAGAAAAAGATCTTGAAAATTCATATAAAGAATTAGAAAGGAATGGAACTCTATTTTCTATTGAATGTTTCATGCCAGTCAAATCTGCTCTTGTTAACCATCTTTGAAGATAATATTTAATAAAAAATTCATCCATACTCATCTCAGTGAATTTTGGTGGATTGAAATTCTGTATTCCTAAGACCTTTGCAATAATTGAAGAAGGAACATAACCAAGAATATTTTCCATATTGATTGAATCTTGTAAGTGCCATCTATAGCCGCAGAATAATTCATCTGCACCCTCTCCAGAGATCAAAACTTTAAGTCCATAGAATTTAGCTTTTTCGGCAATTGCTAGTGCTCCTAAAAAATTAGGATGTGTAATAGGTAAATCTAATTGATATAAAGAATGATAAATATTCTCAGGAGTAAAATCATTATTGTTAGTTTTTACTTCATAGTAATTAGATTTAATATTAAAAGTTTTTATTACCAAATCTTGCCAATATTTTTCATTCATCTCAATATCATCTAGAGTAATAGAAAATATTGAAGTTAGTTTCTTATTTTTCATTAGCTCTAATAAAATTAAAGTAGAATCAATTCCACCGCTAAACAAAATTCCAAAAGGCAAATCAGGAATTTGGCTTTTTACAGAATTCGAAAAAATTTCAGAGTATGTTTTTTTAGCTTTGAGAGTTTTATTAACTATCAAATCAAATGAATATTGATTTCTCTTATTATTTTTTAAATTAAAATGAATAATTTCACCTGCATTAATTTTATTTATAGATTTATAAATAGTATCTGAATTCCAAGTAGTGCCATAAGATAAATATTCTACTAAAGCCTGAGAATTATATGAAGAATTTAAATGAGAAGAAAGAGGCCTTAATTCACTTGAAATATATAGTTTTCCGTTTAGAAAAGAATAATAAGCTGGTTTAACTCCAAAGAAGTCTCTCGCTAAAAAGACTTCATTTCTTCTAAAATTTATATAAGCAAAAGCAAATATCCCATCAAGTTTTGGTATAATTTCTTTAATATTAAACTTTAAAAGTTTATACAAAACTTCTGTATCAGAAATTTTTGAGGATTTAATATCATATTCATCTGCTAGTTCTTTAAAATTATAAATTTCTCCATTAAAAACTAAGCAATCTTCATTACTATTTTCTGTATAAGGTTGATCAAAATCTTCTTGATTTCCCACTATAGAAAGACGATTAAAACCAATTTGCCAATTATTTTTTATAAGAGTTTTAGATGAATCAGGTCCTCTATGACTAATTAAATTAAGAGAATTAGTTAGTTGAAAACTATTATCATTATAAGAACAAACGAAACCACACATATATTTAAAATGGTTTTGCTGGGACACCACGCACTCTGCTATTGGATTTTATATCAGAAATAACAACAGCACCAGCAGCAATCAAAGAATCAGATCCCAGAGTAAGTCTAGGTAGGACTTTTGCTCCTACACCTATGTATACTAAATCACAAATTTTCACTTTGCCACAGATATAAGAGGCAGGTCCAATAAAATTATAATCACCAATAGAACTTTCATGAGCTATACCAGAACAACTAGATATAACATTATGAGATCCAATTTTTACTTGAGGATGAATCATGGAATTTTCATATACTATATTACCCTGACCAAAAGTAACAGAATCTATATTAATTGAAGGGTGAATTACATTTAAAAAATTAAATCCTTGTTCAATAAATGAATTAGTAATTTCTTTTCTAAGATTTGTTTTGCTAGCGATTGTGTTAATTAAACTGACATCTTCGGGAAAATATTTTAAATCATTTAAACCTCCTAAGATAGGAATTCCATGATAGAAATTACCTATATTCTGAAAATTATTATCTATAAATCCTAAAACATTTATTGTTTTTGAAAAACTATTGATATCATTAATAGTTCTAATAATTGTAGGATTATTAGCACCAATAATTATCGTATTTTTAAATTTCATTTGGTTTGATTAAATAAATGACGAATACAATTAACAGATCTCATAATTTGTTCCTCCGAAATATCGTGAAAGCTTGGAAGATTTATTGCCCTCTCTGGTATAGACCATGAATTAATATTATTTCGCTGGGATGTAAACATAGGAAGCGAAGAAAGTGGCCAAAAAAATACCCTTGCATCAATATTCTGCTCTGCAAAAGCATGAGCTAAAGAGTCTCTATTGATATTCAGATAATCATCAAAAACGACTGTAGGCATCCACGCTCCATTGATGCAAGAAGTGCGTTCATAATTAAAAGTTAAACCACTAAAGTTAGATAAATAATTTTTATATTGACTTAAAATTTCTCTTTTTCTCGCTACCAAGTCCTCGATTCTTTCAAGCTGAGCAAGCCCTATAGCAGCTTGAATATTTGACATCTTATATTTATACCCAACGTTGTCCGCCCAAAACTGCTTCTTTTGAAATTTAGATCTTCCATGATTGGACAATGTCAATACCTTCTCGTAAAGATTAGAATCATTAGTTACTAATGCGCCTCCCTCGCCAGTTGTAATGGTTTTTGTTCCATGAAAAGAAAAAGCACCGAAAATACCAATGCATCCTGCTTTTTTACCAAGATAAACTGATCCGATGGCTTCAGCAGCATCTTCAATTAAATAAAGATTATACTTCTTACTTATTGATAATAATTTACTCATATCAGCTAAATTCCCATAAAGATGAACTGCAATTATTGCTTTCGTTCTTTTTGTTATTGCGTTTTCAACTTGTATTGGATCTAAGCACCAACTTTCCTCTTCAATATCTACAAAAACAGGCTGTGCGCCAAGATGGACTACTGGTGAAACTGTGGCAATCCAATTAGTATCTGCCAAAATGACCTCATCCCCAGGGCCAATACCAAGTGCTTTCATACCCATATGAAGTGCACCAGTACAACTACTAGTTGAAATTGCGAAAGAAGTTCCTACATAATCTTTAAATCTATTTTCAAATTTATAAATATAGTCATAACATCTTTCACCCCAGCCATTAGCTGCAGCATCAGTAGCATAATTAGTTTCTAAATCCGTTATTGATGGTCTAGTATATGGAATTTTATCTTGTACTTTAGGAGACATATTTCTCAGATCAAGAAATCTCTTTCATTTTAGGCATCGCAACGAAAAGTTTATATCCTAATAAATCTTTTTGTAATTCATCAATAAGATTCCAGGGCAAAATTAAAATTGAATCAGGATTCAAATCATTCAACTTTTCTGGCGAAAGAATAGGAATATGACTACCTGGAAGAAACTTGCCTTGTTTGCTTTTTGCATTATCAAAAACAGCAGGTATTAAATCAGATTTAATACCTGCATAATTAATTAATGTATTACCTTTAGCAGCAGCACCGTAAGCCATAACTTTCTTACCAATCTTCTTTTGAGTTATCAAATATTCAATTAAATTGTATTTTGAAAACTCAGCATTTCTTTGGAAGTTTTTGTAAGTTTCTAAATGAAGTAATCCATAATCTTTTTCGATATTTAATATTTTTTCTACAGATTGATTAGGTTGAGAAATATTATTATGTCTTAGCCAAACTCTTAAACTCCCACCATGAGTATTTAATTCTTCAACATCTACAATGGATAATCCAACATGATTTGACAATACCTGAACAAAATTCAAGCTCAGATAACTGTAGTGTTCATGATATATTGTATCAAATTGATTATATTTGATTAAATTTAATAAATGAGGAAATTCAATAGAAACATACCCATCATTTTTAAGTAAAAGTTTCACACCTAACATGAAATCATTAATATCTGGAACATGAGCTAAAACATTATTTGCAATTATCAAATCTGCTTTATTTTTTACTTTAAGATTATTCTCCAGCAATTCATTTGCAAGATTAGATCCAAAAAATTTCTGAATTGTTTCTATACCTTTCTTCCTAGAAGCATAAGCCGTTTCCATAGTTGGCTCAATCCCAATATTCGGTATTTTTTCGCGTTGAAGATACTCTAATAAATAACCATCATTACTCGCTATTTCTATAACTAAACTAGTTCGATTAAGACCTAGTTTTTCAATTGCTTTATATGTAAACTGTTTAGCATGCTCGCACCAAGATTTAGAAGTACTTGAGAAATAAGCATAATCTGAAGTAAATAGCTCTTCAGCTTTAGCATGTTCAGGTAGTTGGACAAGCCAACATTTTGAACAAACAAATAATTTCAAAGGATAAGTAATTTCAGGTAAATGAAGATTCGATTTAGAAATATAAGCATTACTTGGAGGTTGATGGCCTAAATCAATAACTTCCTCTTCAAGTAAAGCAGAACAATGACGACACTTGTATTTCATCTTTTTAAAAATAAGGTAATAATTGATCTTTCATACTTATTTCAGTTAAAGGTAAAGGCCAATTAATTTTAAATTTGAAATCATTCCATCGATAGCCTTTTTCAAATTCTGGCACCCAATCCTGAGAATGAAGATATAATACTTGACTATTTGGCTCTAAAACTTGAAAACCATGAGCAAACCCCTCAGGGATAAATAAGGCATTTAATTTTTCAGGCGACAAAGTAGTTGCAACCCATTGACAATAGGTTAATGAATTTACACGCAAATCAATTGCAACATCCCAAATCTTACCACTAAGACAACGAACAATCTTTGCATCCATATAAGGATTTGATTGAAAATGTAAACCTCTTATAGAGCCAACTTTAATATTATTACTGATGTTAACCTGACGAATTTTTCTATTACCCCAAGCTTCCCTAAATAATAAATTATTGTCTCTAAAAATGTTAATAAATGAACCACGACTATCTGAATTCTCAATGGCATATATCTCAAATAAACCTTCAATAGAGAGTTCTTTTATATGCATATTATTATTTTGATTGATATGCTTCTAGATCAGAGATACAACAGTCTAAAGCATTTATTCCATCGTAATTCTTTTTATACCATGAAACGGTTTTACAAATAGTTTGTGAGAAATCCCATTTAGGCTTCCACCCTAAAAGTCTATAAGATTTCTCACTTGTCAAAAATAATAATTCCTCTTCTTTTGGAGTGTCTTCAGATAATATTTCAACCCATTCTCCTGGCCAATATTCTAATAAGCATTCAATCAATTGTCTAACTGTATTATTTGATTGAATATTTGGTCCAAAATTAAAAGGTTGGCTAAATTTGGCACTAACTTTATTCCTATGATTTAAAAATAACTCTTTCGCAAGAATTAAATAACCAGAGAGAGGTTCAAGGACATGAAGCCAGGGACGACTTGAATTTGGATTTCGTAAAGGAATAGTTTCATTTTGAATCAAACTACTAATAGCATCTGGAACCAAGCGATTCTCTGCCCAATCTCCACCTCCTACTACATTGCCAGAACGAGCAGTCGCAATAGATATATTTTTGATTTGATAATTGCCAATTCCACAAAAACTTTCTCTCCAACTATTTATTACGATCTCCATTGCAGCTTTACTTGAACTATAAGGATCTTTTCCCCCTAAGCGATCATCCTCACGATATCCATATAGAGATTGTCTATTTTGATAGACTTTATCTGAAGTTATACA encodes the following:
- a CDS encoding NeuD/PglB/VioB family sugar acetyltransferase, which translates into the protein MKFKNTIIIGANNPTIIRTINDINSFSKTINVLGFIDNNFQNIGNFYHGIPILGGLNDLKYFPEDVSLINTIASKTNLRKEITNSFIEQGFNFLNVIHPSINIDSVTFGQGNIVYENSMIHPQVKIGSHNVISSCSGIAHESSIGDYNFIGPASYICGKVKICDLVYIGVGAKVLPRLTLGSDSLIAAGAVVISDIKSNSRVRGVPAKPF
- the rfbG gene encoding CDP-glucose 4,6-dehydratase, with product MVAKSLLKGDDTFWKNKKVLITGHTGFKGSWLALWLLRMGADVSGFSLPTSNKNKLFNELDLAQLSTSNAYGNFKHYEGDIRDSNTLKKIIVEVQPQVVFHLAAQSLVLNSYLNPIETWEINIIGSLKVLESLRDLDHDCAVVCITSDKVYQNRQSLYGYREDDRLGGKDPYSSSKAAMEIVINSWRESFCGIGNYQIKNISIATARSGNVVGGGDWAENRLVPDAISSLIQNETIPLRNPNSSRPWLHVLEPLSGYLILAKELFLNHRNKVSAKFSQPFNFGPNIQSNNTVRQLIECLLEYWPGEWVEILSEDTPKEEELLFLTSEKSYRLLGWKPKWDFSQTICKTVSWYKKNYDGINALDCCISDLEAYQSK
- a CDS encoding class I SAM-dependent methyltransferase, whose product is MKYKCRHCSALLEEEVIDLGHQPPSNAYISKSNLHLPEITYPLKLFVCSKCWLVQLPEHAKAEELFTSDYAYFSSTSKSWCEHAKQFTYKAIEKLGLNRTSLVIEIASNDGYLLEYLQREKIPNIGIEPTMETAYASRKKGIETIQKFFGSNLANELLENNLKVKNKADLIIANNVLAHVPDINDFMLGVKLLLKNDGYVSIEFPHLLNLIKYNQFDTIYHEHYSYLSLNFVQVLSNHVGLSIVDVEELNTHGGSLRVWLRHNNISQPNQSVEKILNIEKDYGLLHLETYKNFQRNAEFSKYNLIEYLITQKKIGKKVMAYGAAAKGNTLINYAGIKSDLIPAVFDNAKSKQGKFLPGSHIPILSPEKLNDLNPDSILILPWNLIDELQKDLLGYKLFVAMPKMKEIS
- a CDS encoding DegT/DnrJ/EryC1/StrS aminotransferase family protein; translated protein: MSPKVQDKIPYTRPSITDLETNYATDAAANGWGERCYDYIYKFENRFKDYVGTSFAISTSSCTGALHMGMKALGIGPGDEVILADTNWIATVSPVVHLGAQPVFVDIEEESWCLDPIQVENAITKRTKAIIAVHLYGNLADMSKLLSISKKYNLYLIEDAAEAIGSVYLGKKAGCIGIFGAFSFHGTKTITTGEGGALVTNDSNLYEKVLTLSNHGRSKFQKKQFWADNVGYKYKMSNIQAAIGLAQLERIEDLVARKREILSQYKNYLSNFSGLTFNYERTSCINGAWMPTVVFDDYLNINRDSLAHAFAEQNIDARVFFWPLSSLPMFTSQRNNINSWSIPERAINLPSFHDISEEQIMRSVNCIRHLFNQTK
- a CDS encoding asparagine synthase C-terminal domain-containing protein — translated: MINKIDGNYIEIKFSDNKVSILRDKFGSIPLYYRLDCSYISTSLSDLVLPDDEYCINSMSHYITNGILFGSDTPYKNIKKLCPYERLIFINKNFKVINIENYFPNISNDFKIEILEEIILNSIENIRSIEDNSNKILLNLSGGNDSSLLLSLMNHVGFDSDSIISNTFYHSDWRTDFDDWIWSKRVADIYSINNQLCKIDVSDFNKFNLELIHQTKGLYHTYGTAFHCQTSFVKNNLDNESIIINGSGPDEVIIGTEKIEVSTLINQGNKSYQDYFNYLFTAQDYNKIPLEEVSEYFLEKVCIQDLNFTKLVEQSFNTKKSFADNQRCFHSLFVLQDHISTLFAASGCSKMAMIFPFLTNDFFDFCFSTQFNILNNESIYKKCIKDILIKYLPHDIVYRKKIGFQSPSRIYFANKNLMGLELLTYFEKNSSILNLDKLIQPINKRLMIEASLIKRYDFLEWNILNILRLENISSS
- a CDS encoding asparagine synthetase B encodes the protein MCGFVCSYNDNSFQLTNSLNLISHRGPDSSKTLIKNNWQIGFNRLSIVGNQEDFDQPYTENSNEDCLVFNGEIYNFKELADEYDIKSSKISDTEVLYKLLKFNIKEIIPKLDGIFAFAYINFRRNEVFLARDFFGVKPAYYSFLNGKLYISSELRPLSSHLNSSYNSQALVEYLSYGTTWNSDTIYKSINKINAGEIIHFNLKNNKRNQYSFDLIVNKTLKAKKTYSEIFSNSVKSQIPDLPFGILFSGGIDSTLILLELMKNKKLTSIFSITLDDIEMNEKYWQDLVIKTFNIKSNYYEVKTNNNDFTPENIYHSLYQLDLPITHPNFLGALAIAEKAKFYGLKVLISGEGADELFCGYRWHLQDSINMENILGYVPSSIIAKVLGIQNFNPPKFTEMSMDEFFIKYYLQRWLTRADLTGMKHSIENRVPFLSNSLYEFSRSFSLDQKTANKTITKIQLKKMLAGSLSNDFIYRRKRGFDYPLNSWVDGSLEKIISSRSNEMINDIKTLLIPHQNSYFYSRIIFILSSFFLWEKGL
- a CDS encoding glycosyltransferase — translated: MDILFIHQNFPAQFIHLAPALVREGLNITTLTNSQSVSKNIDGIRFFNYPIKRSSSKNIHPWLTDLETKTIRGEYCFRAAYELCQKGYKPNLIISHPAWGESLFLKEIWPDAKIAIYCEFFYRSLGADINFDPEFPITDPGDPCRVMMKNINNNLHLQIADVGISPTKWQKSTFPEYFQKKISVIHDGINTTLLRPNDSIEITLDSGLKLSKSNEIITFVNRNLEPYRGFHTFMRSLPKILKERPNLYVLIVGGDSTSYGTLPENGKTWKDIYANEVKEKLTDDQYKRVIFLGTLTYDKYMSVLQISTIHVYLTYPFVLSWSLLEAMSIGCPVIVSNTEPLHEIIKDHENGVYVDFFDFEDLSKQILSILNNFKLRSKLSENARKFIVKTYDLKTICLPKQISWVKSLL
- a CDS encoding cephalosporin hydroxylase family protein encodes the protein MGEGSLNLEPVLDFQNEVSENLKKLSSADELKRFSKDWINAAAPYRYTYNFSWLGRPIIQFPNDSWALQEIIWKTKPDLIIETGIAHGGSLIMNASILALMDMSEAILNNQSLDPRISKRKVLGIDIDIRKHNQAMIDSHPMASRIEMIEGSSINPDVVDEVKDFSSEFKNIMVCLDSNHSHEHVLSELNSYAPLVSKGSYCVVFDTVVETMPKDLFLDRPWGPNDNPKTALKEYLSTHKEFVIDLEIDNKLMISSAPNGYLKRIS
- a CDS encoding dTDP-4-dehydrorhamnose 3,5-epimerase family protein, yielding MHIKELSIEGLFEIYAIENSDSRGSFINIFRDNNLLFREAWGNRKIRQVNISNNIKVGSIRGLHFQSNPYMDAKIVRCLSGKIWDVAIDLRVNSLTYCQWVATTLSPEKLNALFIPEGFAHGFQVLEPNSQVLYLHSQDWVPEFEKGYRWNDFKFKINWPLPLTEISMKDQLLPYF